The following are from one region of the Amycolatopsis sp. QT-25 genome:
- the aspS gene encoding aspartate--tRNA ligase — protein sequence MLRTHKAGTLRAEHAGQTVTLTGWVARRRDHGGVIFIDLRDAGGVSQIVFREGEMAERAHQLRSEYCVRVVGEVAKRPEGNANAEIPTGEIEVLVTELEVLSEAAVLPFPIDDRVDVGEEVRLKHRYLDLRRSGPAAAMRLRSEVNRAAREVLHAQEFVEVETPTMTRSTPEGARDFVVPARLKPGSWYALPQSPQLFKQLLMVGGLERYYQIARCYRDEDFRADRQPEFTQLDIEMSFVEQDDVIALGEDVVTALWKLIGAEIPRPFRRITYAEAMEKYGSDKPDLRFDLELTDMTAFFADTPFRVFQAPYVGAVVMAGGADQPRRTLDAWQDFAKQRGHRGLAYILVNEDGTLGGPVAKNLSEKERETVAEAVGAKPGDCVFFAAGKAADARALLGATRLEIGSRLGLIDENAWSFVWVVDFPMFISAEESDDVAVGGGKWKALHHAFTSPTPEWIGKLADDPGNALAYAYDIVCNGNEIGGGSIRIHQQELQKQVFELMGLSEDEAQEKFGFLLDAFAFGPPPHGGIAFGWDRIVMLLAKAESLRDVIAFPKTGGGFDPLTAAPAPITAEQRKEAGIDAKPAPPVKN from the coding sequence GTGCTTCGCACCCACAAAGCCGGCACCTTGCGTGCCGAGCATGCCGGTCAGACGGTCACCCTCACCGGATGGGTGGCTCGGCGGCGCGATCACGGCGGCGTCATCTTCATCGATCTGCGCGACGCCGGCGGAGTGAGCCAGATCGTCTTCCGCGAGGGTGAGATGGCCGAGCGCGCCCACCAGCTGCGCTCCGAATACTGTGTCCGCGTCGTCGGCGAGGTCGCGAAGCGCCCCGAGGGCAACGCCAACGCCGAGATCCCCACCGGTGAGATCGAGGTGCTGGTCACCGAGCTCGAGGTGCTGTCCGAGGCCGCCGTACTGCCGTTCCCGATCGACGACCGGGTCGACGTCGGCGAGGAGGTGCGCCTCAAGCACCGCTACCTCGACCTGCGCCGCAGCGGTCCCGCGGCCGCGATGCGCCTGCGCAGCGAGGTCAACCGCGCCGCCCGCGAGGTGCTGCACGCGCAGGAGTTCGTCGAGGTCGAGACCCCGACCATGACCCGCTCCACCCCCGAAGGCGCCCGCGACTTCGTGGTCCCGGCCCGGCTCAAGCCCGGTTCCTGGTACGCGCTCCCGCAGTCGCCCCAGCTGTTCAAGCAGCTGCTCATGGTCGGCGGGCTCGAGCGGTACTACCAGATCGCGCGCTGCTACCGGGACGAGGACTTCCGCGCCGACCGGCAGCCGGAGTTCACCCAGCTCGACATCGAGATGAGCTTCGTCGAACAGGACGACGTCATCGCCCTCGGCGAGGACGTCGTGACGGCGCTGTGGAAGCTGATCGGCGCCGAGATCCCCCGGCCGTTCCGGCGCATCACCTACGCCGAGGCGATGGAGAAGTACGGTTCGGACAAGCCGGACCTGCGCTTCGACCTCGAGCTCACCGACATGACGGCGTTCTTCGCCGACACCCCGTTCCGTGTGTTCCAGGCGCCGTACGTCGGCGCCGTCGTGATGGCGGGCGGGGCCGACCAGCCGCGCCGCACCCTCGACGCCTGGCAGGACTTCGCCAAGCAGCGCGGGCACCGCGGGCTCGCCTACATCCTCGTGAACGAGGACGGCACCCTCGGCGGCCCGGTCGCGAAGAACCTGTCGGAAAAGGAGCGCGAGACCGTCGCCGAAGCCGTCGGCGCCAAGCCCGGCGACTGCGTCTTCTTCGCCGCGGGCAAGGCCGCCGACGCGCGGGCGCTGCTGGGCGCCACCCGGCTGGAGATCGGCAGCCGTCTCGGCCTGATCGACGAGAACGCCTGGTCGTTCGTCTGGGTCGTCGACTTCCCGATGTTCATCTCGGCCGAGGAGTCCGACGACGTCGCCGTCGGCGGTGGCAAGTGGAAGGCACTGCACCACGCCTTCACCTCGCCGACCCCGGAGTGGATCGGCAAACTCGCCGACGACCCCGGCAACGCCCTGGCCTACGCCTACGACATCGTCTGCAACGGCAACGAGATCGGCGGCGGCTCGATCCGTATCCACCAGCAGGAACTGCAGAAGCAGGTCTTCGAGCTGATGGGCCTGTCCGAGGACGAGGCGCAGGAGAAGTTCGGCTTCCTGCTCGACGCCTTCGCCTTCGGCCCGCCGCCGCACGGCGGGATCGCCTTCGGCTGGGACCGCATCGTCATGCTGCTGGCCAAGGCCGAGTCGCTGCGTGACGTGATCGCCTTCCCGAAGACCGGCGGCGGGTTCGACCCGCTGACCGCCGCTCCCGCGCCGATCACGGCGGAGCAGCGCAAGGAGGCGGGCATCGACGCCAAGCCCGCGCCGCCGGTCAAGAACTGA
- a CDS encoding DUF389 domain-containing protein has product MLHLRAVCPPDRTEEAIRILRAHTGTAHLVVHHGVAVAPEGDLIEADIAREATDEIIESLCGLDLDHTGGITLEALDTAVSDAADKAEEAAPGEGADAVVWQELVGRSGEESRLTWTFQAFLTIACLLAAVGVITNSSVTIVGAMVVGPEFGPLAAIAVGLVLRRGDLVKQGAVALLGGFPIAMVITLGVVLVGNATGALEVGKLADNHEADFIYQVGIASLIVALLAGAAGMLSMTSAKSAALVGVFISVTTVPAAGYAVVAAVAGQWERCLYSAGQLLVNLLGIVAAAAIVLMLRRRGQRSRVMERPLSRG; this is encoded by the coding sequence ATGCTCCACCTCAGGGCCGTGTGCCCGCCGGACCGGACCGAGGAAGCGATCCGGATCCTGCGGGCACACACCGGAACCGCGCACCTCGTCGTGCATCACGGGGTGGCGGTCGCGCCCGAGGGCGACTTGATCGAAGCGGACATCGCCCGCGAGGCGACCGACGAGATCATCGAGTCGCTGTGCGGACTCGACCTGGACCACACCGGTGGCATCACGCTGGAGGCGCTGGACACCGCGGTGTCCGACGCCGCGGACAAGGCCGAGGAAGCCGCGCCGGGCGAAGGCGCGGACGCGGTGGTGTGGCAGGAACTCGTCGGCCGCTCCGGCGAGGAATCCCGGCTCACCTGGACGTTTCAGGCGTTCCTGACCATCGCGTGCCTGCTGGCGGCGGTGGGGGTGATCACCAACTCGTCGGTCACCATCGTCGGGGCCATGGTCGTGGGGCCGGAATTCGGCCCGCTGGCGGCCATCGCCGTCGGGTTGGTGCTCCGGCGTGGAGATCTCGTGAAGCAGGGCGCCGTCGCGCTGCTCGGCGGTTTCCCGATCGCGATGGTGATCACCCTCGGTGTGGTTCTGGTGGGCAACGCCACCGGAGCGCTCGAAGTCGGCAAACTCGCGGACAACCACGAGGCGGATTTCATCTACCAGGTGGGAATCGCGTCACTCATCGTCGCGCTGCTCGCCGGCGCGGCCGGGATGCTTTCCATGACTTCGGCCAAATCCGCCGCGCTCGTGGGCGTGTTCATTTCGGTGACGACGGTTCCCGCGGCGGGTTACGCGGTGGTCGCGGCGGTTGCCGGTCAGTGGGAACGGTGCCTTTATTCGGCCGGTCAGCTGCTGGTCAATCTCCTCGGAATCGTTGCAGCTGCGGCCATTGTGCTGATGTTGCGCCGTCGTGGGCAACGATCGAGGGTGATGGAACGTCCGCTTTCCCGCGGATGA
- a CDS encoding phosphotransferase, whose translation MTVDTSSADDSTVGAGAETLAVAAAVAAGESVLSRRFGSAITLVAPEELAGSGPATVVRARVASSPFALPRTLVIKHYPDPPEPGRPDPFAQEAVSYQLFTALAPEDRMCPELLAHDGRDRVLVIEDLGGVPTLHDKLHARDARGAERALLSWARSLGRLHASTASREPDFNALLRRLGGPVKHEDPPLPAVCAQLPGLLEELLDVETPEPVQRRVMHVAERAGSPSYRAFSPVDLSPDNNLVTSSGVRFLDFERGRVRSTLMDVAYLRLPFASSEDALALPPGMSEAMIAAWRSEVVSVWPGLADEDALADHLMDGQLLLMWVITWEILPELDLRRHATPISREAALVTWWRELAKQSLRARLTDISEHATRVAAALGARLGPHADLAFYPAFR comes from the coding sequence ATGACAGTCGATACCTCCTCTGCCGACGATTCGACCGTCGGAGCTGGAGCCGAAACCCTCGCCGTCGCGGCCGCGGTCGCCGCCGGCGAGTCGGTCCTTTCGCGCCGATTCGGCAGCGCGATCACCCTCGTCGCCCCCGAAGAGCTCGCCGGCAGTGGCCCGGCGACGGTCGTGCGGGCGCGGGTGGCGTCGTCGCCGTTCGCGTTGCCGCGGACCCTCGTGATCAAGCACTACCCCGATCCACCCGAACCGGGACGGCCTGATCCGTTCGCGCAGGAGGCGGTCAGCTACCAGCTGTTCACCGCGCTCGCGCCGGAGGACCGGATGTGCCCGGAGCTGCTGGCCCACGACGGCCGGGATCGTGTCCTGGTGATCGAGGACCTCGGCGGCGTCCCGACGCTGCACGACAAGCTCCACGCCCGTGACGCTCGTGGCGCCGAACGCGCGCTGCTGTCCTGGGCGCGGTCGCTGGGCAGACTGCACGCGAGCACGGCGAGCCGCGAGCCCGATTTCAACGCGCTGCTGCGCCGTCTGGGCGGCCCGGTCAAGCACGAGGACCCGCCGCTGCCCGCGGTCTGCGCGCAACTGCCGGGGCTGCTGGAGGAGCTGCTCGACGTCGAGACCCCGGAGCCGGTGCAGCGCCGGGTCATGCACGTCGCCGAGCGGGCGGGTTCACCGTCCTATCGTGCGTTCAGCCCGGTCGATCTCAGCCCGGACAACAACCTGGTGACCAGCAGCGGGGTGCGCTTCCTCGATTTCGAACGCGGCCGGGTGCGCAGCACCTTGATGGACGTGGCGTACCTGCGGCTCCCGTTCGCGTCGAGCGAGGACGCGCTGGCGCTGCCACCGGGGATGAGCGAGGCGATGATCGCGGCCTGGCGGTCCGAGGTCGTCTCGGTCTGGCCGGGCCTCGCGGACGAGGACGCCCTGGCCGACCACCTGATGGACGGTCAGCTGCTCCTGATGTGGGTCATCACCTGGGAGATCCTCCCGGAGCTGGACCTGCGGCGGCACGCCACGCCGATCAGCCGGGAGGCCGCGCTGGTCACCTGGTGGCGTGAACTGGCCAAGCAATCGCTGCGAGCCCGCCTGACGGACATCTCCGAGCACGCCACCAGGGTCGCCGCGGCGCTCGGGGCCAGGCTGGGGCCGCACGCGGACCTCGCCTTCTACCCGGCGTTCCGGTAG
- a CDS encoding SGNH/GDSL hydrolase family protein, whose amino-acid sequence MVATVTVISVEVTPSPPPLLPPAPAVPRSARRLVVLGDSTAVGLGDPLPNRGGWRGVGPLVAEALGVEPDGYLNPSFTGARMGCVLTKQLPAAVAHRPDVALVVAGMNDTLRPDFSAEKIAADLTGVIRALAAIGTTVVPVRYHDHGKVFRLPGSLRRALSERVAELNAAIADVVEREDVPCLDLELLPGAYDLSAWSVDRLHPSELGHRMLATGFVERLTEAGFAVPRPVSLTCSGGVEPSAAGHVGWLVLKGVPWVWRRGREFAPYAAVIMWHSFRERLR is encoded by the coding sequence ATGGTGGCCACCGTGACCGTGATCAGTGTCGAAGTCACTCCGAGTCCCCCACCTCTTCTTCCACCCGCCCCGGCCGTACCGCGGTCCGCGCGCAGACTGGTCGTGCTCGGCGATTCCACGGCCGTGGGCCTCGGCGACCCGCTGCCGAACCGAGGCGGCTGGCGCGGGGTCGGCCCGCTCGTCGCCGAGGCGCTGGGCGTCGAGCCGGACGGCTATCTGAACCCGTCGTTCACCGGAGCGCGCATGGGCTGCGTGCTGACGAAGCAGCTCCCCGCGGCGGTGGCGCACCGGCCGGACGTCGCGCTGGTGGTGGCGGGGATGAACGACACACTGCGTCCCGATTTCAGCGCCGAGAAGATCGCCGCGGACCTCACCGGGGTGATCCGTGCGCTGGCCGCCATCGGCACCACCGTGGTCCCGGTGCGTTACCACGACCACGGCAAGGTTTTCCGCCTACCGGGGTCGCTGCGGCGCGCGTTGAGCGAGCGGGTGGCCGAACTGAACGCCGCCATCGCCGATGTCGTCGAGCGCGAAGACGTGCCGTGTCTCGACCTCGAACTGCTGCCCGGCGCCTACGACCTGAGCGCGTGGAGCGTCGACCGGCTGCACCCGTCGGAGCTCGGGCACCGGATGCTGGCCACCGGGTTCGTCGAACGGCTCACCGAGGCCGGGTTCGCGGTGCCCAGGCCGGTCAGCCTGACCTGCTCGGGGGGCGTCGAACCGAGCGCCGCCGGACACGTCGGCTGGCTGGTCCTCAAAGGCGTCCCGTGGGTGTGGCGGCGGGGCCGCGAATTCGCGCCGTACGCCGCCGTGATCATGTGGCACTCGTTCCGGGAGCGGCTGCGCTGA
- a CDS encoding replication-associated recombination protein A, which yields MAQDELFTVNPDLGPPPGHAEPREVVGDGPRGEGGGKNADPASSPLAVRMRPRSLDEVVGQQHLLREGAPLRRLVEGAAPASVLLYGPPGTGKTTLANLVSAATGRRFVAMSALSAGVKEVRGVIEEARRRRNYNAENTVLFIDEVHRFSKTQQDALLGAVEDRTVLLVAATTENPSFSVVSPLLSRSLVLQLRPLTDADIVALIDRALADERGLGGELTLTEDARAHLVRLASGDARRALTALEAAADAASATEAKTIDLAIVESTVDKAAVRYDRDGDQHYDVISAFIKSIRGSDVDAALHYLARMIEAGEDPRFLARRLVVHASEDIGMADPTALQSAIAAAHAVQFIGMPEGRLALAQATVHLATAPKSNAIVTSIDAALSDVRSGRIGTVPPHLRDGHYAGAEKLGNAKGYRHPQKVPEGVLAQQYPPDELVGRDYYEPTQRGAERTLYERVPKLRRTVRGER from the coding sequence GTGGCACAGGACGAACTCTTCACCGTGAACCCCGACCTCGGGCCGCCGCCGGGGCATGCCGAGCCGAGGGAGGTCGTGGGGGACGGGCCCCGCGGAGAGGGGGGCGGGAAGAACGCCGACCCGGCAAGCTCACCGCTGGCGGTGCGGATGCGGCCGCGGTCGCTCGACGAGGTCGTCGGCCAGCAGCATCTGCTGCGCGAGGGCGCGCCGCTGCGACGGCTCGTCGAAGGCGCGGCCCCGGCCTCGGTGCTGCTCTACGGCCCGCCGGGGACGGGCAAGACCACGCTGGCGAACCTCGTCTCGGCCGCGACCGGCCGCCGGTTCGTAGCGATGTCGGCGTTGTCGGCCGGGGTGAAGGAGGTGCGCGGGGTGATCGAGGAAGCCCGCCGCCGCCGGAACTACAACGCCGAGAACACGGTGCTCTTCATCGACGAGGTCCACCGGTTCTCCAAGACCCAGCAGGACGCCCTGCTCGGCGCCGTCGAAGACCGGACGGTGCTGCTGGTGGCCGCCACCACGGAGAACCCGTCGTTCTCCGTCGTCTCGCCGCTGCTTTCGCGGTCGCTGGTGCTCCAGTTGCGGCCGCTGACCGACGCCGACATCGTCGCGCTGATCGACCGCGCGCTGGCCGACGAACGCGGTCTCGGTGGCGAACTCACCCTGACCGAGGACGCCCGGGCGCATCTGGTGCGGCTGGCCTCCGGGGACGCGCGGCGTGCGCTGACCGCGCTGGAAGCGGCCGCGGACGCGGCGAGCGCGACCGAGGCCAAGACGATCGACCTCGCCATCGTCGAGTCCACAGTGGACAAGGCGGCGGTGCGCTACGACCGTGACGGCGATCAGCACTACGACGTCATCAGCGCGTTCATCAAATCGATCCGCGGTTCCGATGTCGACGCCGCGCTGCACTATCTGGCGCGGATGATCGAAGCGGGGGAGGACCCGCGGTTCCTTGCTCGCCGCCTGGTGGTGCACGCGAGCGAGGACATCGGCATGGCCGATCCGACGGCACTGCAGTCGGCCATCGCGGCGGCGCACGCCGTGCAGTTCATCGGGATGCCGGAAGGCCGTCTCGCGCTGGCGCAGGCGACCGTGCACCTGGCGACGGCGCCGAAGTCGAACGCCATCGTCACCAGCATCGACGCCGCGCTCAGCGACGTCCGTTCCGGGCGGATCGGCACGGTACCGCCGCATCTGCGGGACGGGCATTACGCGGGGGCGGAGAAACTCGGAAACGCGAAGGGCTATCGGCATCCGCAGAAAGTGCCGGAAGGTGTTCTGGCGCAGCAGTACCCACCGGACGAACTGGTCGGCCGGGATTATTACGAACCGACACAGCGCGGGGCGGAGCGGACGTTGTACGAGCGGGTGCCGAAGCTGCGGCGCACCGTTCGGGGGGAGCGGTAG